The stretch of DNA GCGCGGGATACGGAAGGTCCCGGGTGGCGGCGGAAAGCAGCTTTCCCGACCGGACCGCGTCGTCCTTCAGCACGAAGCGGGCGAGATCAAACCAGGTCGTCTCCCCCTCGTTCGAGAAGTGGACCGTCCCCCGGGCGCCGGTCTCCACCAGCCGGAGTGTAGCGGCGGCGAGGTCGACCGAGAAGGTCGGGCATCCCGTCTGGTCCGATGCGACCCGCAGCGTGTCCCCCCTGCCCGCCTTCTCGAGAATCGTGGTGATGAAGTTCTTCCCCGACGGCCCGTAAAGCCACTGGGTGCGGACCAGGAGATGGTCGCATCCCTCCTCCCGGAGCGCCTTCTCGGCGGCCAGCTTGCTCTCCCCGTATACGGAAAGGGGACGGACCGGGTCATCCTCCCGGTAGGGGCGGGAAAGCGTCCCGTCGAACACGTAATCGGACCCGAAAGTCACCAGGAGCGCCCGCGATTCCCGGCAGGCAATGGCCACGTTGCGCGTCCCCCCCTCGTTGATCGCGAAGGCGGCCTCCCGCTCGGCCTCCGCCCGGTCCACTGCAGTGTATGCGGCACAGTGGACCACGACATCCGCCTGATACCCGGTGACCATTTCCCTGCACGCCGGGAGGCACGTCACATCGAGCTCGGCCGTGTCGGTCACCCGCACTTCGAACCGCCGGGCGAACGCACCCACGATCTGCCGGCCGAGCAGCCCCCG from Thermodesulfobacteriota bacterium encodes:
- the rfbD gene encoding dTDP-4-dehydrorhamnose reductase; the encoded protein is MKRVLVTGGRGLLGRQIVGAFARRFEVRVTDTAELDVTCLPACREMVTGYQADVVVHCAAYTAVDRAEAEREAAFAINEGGTRNVAIACRESRALLVTFGSDYVFDGTLSRPYREDDPVRPLSVYGESKLAAEKALREEGCDHLLVRTQWLYGPSGKNFITTILEKAGRGDTLRVASDQTGCPTFSVDLAAATLRLVETGARGTVHFSNEGETTWFDLARFVLKDDAVRSGKLLSAATRDLPYPAPRPAYSVLSKEKYREITGESPRHWQDAVEEFLASLSAGKAHA